TTTTATTCATCATCAGTCTTTTTACGTCGTTAGATCACAGCTTGTGGCTCAAAACAGCCTAAACGACCAGCTGACATCTGGAGTCTGTACTTCACTTGCTAAACACTCAAGTAGGAAGTTATACATTTATCGCTGCTTATCGATAGTCCCGACTATCAATACAACAGCAGGATCCAGTTTTCTTCTGAAATCCAACCACTGACAACCTTACCATACGTGTATCTGTGGTTTTCGTTGCAGTCCAGCGGGGTCCATCATGGGAAAGTCCAAACAAATAGGAAACCACAAGAgtgacaagaagaagaacatcGCGAAGACATGGAAGACCAAGCGCAGGACTAAAGACCTGGACCAGATCCACTCAGACATGAAGCCTGAGACAGCTGCCAAACTGCTCCATCAGGAGGTGGACTTCGATGTCACAGGATGTGCACAACACTACTGCTTACACTGCGCGTAAGTCCATTACTGTCTGTCCAGCTGGAGCTCCTGATAGGCATGATGAGGAAAGACTCAAATCAGGTTTTCCATGCATATCAAACCATTGCAGTGTTATCTGTGAGAGAGGCAACTACAAATTGTCTTTTGAAAGTGGCATTTGAAGCTGCAATGTTAgttaattagttgattaatcccTTTCCAAAGATCTGTTTCCAGCTtctcatatttctgttttctttactCATCTGTGAAAGTAAACTGAAGATCTTTTGTGCCGTGGACAAActagacatttgaggatgtcatctTAGGGTTTGGAAACAGTGATGAACGTGTTTCacctttttatatatgtatatatatgtactatatttttggggtatttttgcctttatttgtaaGTAGATGGCATAGAGGCGATAGGAAtcatggagagaaagaggggaaggacATGCAGCAAAGGCCAGAGTCAAACCAGGAACGCTGTGATTACGTGTCATGCCTggtaaccacttggctaccaAAGCGTTCTCaatgtttaataaagaaaataacctaagataaaatattcaatGACTAAATTAGTTcttagttgcagctctagaaAGTAGCATTAGAAAATCTAGATGACTTGAGCCGACTGGACAGTTTTGGAAAGTGTCCCTATATTGTTGGTGGATTCATTAATTGACTGTATAGTTTGTTAATACAGTGGCTCTTTGTGTCTTGCAGGAGGTATTTTGTGGATTTGAAAGCCTTAAAAGAGCACTTCAAGACTAAAGTGCATAAAAAACGGTAAGCCACCAGCATCTCAAACTATGTCACTTTTTATCTGCATTTGCATGTTTGTCGCTTCAATTTCTTCTTGCTCAAATTCTGTCAGTGTGAGTTTTAGAgtttacctctctttctctgtccagGCTGAAACAGCTCAGAGAAGAGCCATACACCcaggcagaggcagagagagcagcaggaaTGGGCTCCTACATCCCTCCTAAAACAGTTGAAGTGAAGACACAGTCTGTGGAAGAGAACATGGACTGAGAATCGCCCCCATTTTCTCCCTTTGGACTGAATTTTCAGAAGCATGAACAGAAATCTATAATGCTTGTGATATTTCTTGCTGCCACAAAAACatggttaaatgtttaatttgtgacaaataatatttgtttttgccaCCACATGTTATATCATCTGTTATCACCGGATTCAGGTAATGTAACGCAACATGTAAATATTGGGTGTTTGCACAACTGTGTGGACTATGCTAATAAACTATAAAAAGAGTGGATTCAGTCAGATTGCATTCATACCAAGTGACACACTAAGGCCTGTGGTTAAAGCTGGCCTCCCCAGTCTGGGGTTAGGATCCAGGTGTTCCCAAGACACAATAAAGTAAGTATTTCTTTCTAACTCTTCTcctaactcttttttttctcatttacaaTTACTTTTGCTTATCTTGATTGGGAGAAGTTGTTGGATGTGGGTGGTATTTCAGTGGTCTGAGGCCTCTAAAACCTGGAAAATGGAAACAAATCTGAAAGGAGAAAATCCACTATTTGTGTAAAGTGCGTACAAGTGCAACCCCTATGCACACTAATGCATTGGGTCAAAATGAGTGGGTAACATCTAGATTTTGCTTCACTGTAAGGGATATTGTGCTTTAGTTGGAGGCTGGAGTCATGTCTCAGTTTTGCTAGTACCTAATTCACGGAGATGACGCAAAAATGTGTCTCACTTAACCTTTAACATTGTCAATCTAAATCTGACTGTGGACAATTATTGCATGTCAGTCGGTTTTGGACCATCTTTACGTAAAATATGACAGAACAGATAACATTACTGTCAGATTTCTTTGTGAGTACCTgtaggaaataaaaatgtgaactatTTTGAAGTAATAGTCACCATTCAATGAGGTCTTTTGAAGTCAGTGTCTCTTTAATTCAGCAATCCGCAAATCTTACACAAACAGCACATGAACAATCTGTATATGTGGAAACTTCCCAGACTGGAGGGGAAACAGTACTTTTATTCTTCAGGCTGGTTCAACATATGCCACAAGCAGTTATCGCTTCAAGGTTAACAGCTCCCATCCAAGCATCTTTTGTTCCAAACAGGAATTCTTTAAGAGGGAGCAGTGTGAGATGAGCACACAGAATCTTCTTCTAGCAACTAAGTCATAGGTCATAACACTTCATTGATCAATTGTTAATATTAGAATATTTTTCTATCAGTACCCTAACCACAAGTTAATTAAATGGCCTCACCACTGTATTTTGTTATATCAGTACCTCTGTGCAATGACAGTAACGTTTCATCTTATCTAATATTGTGAACATAAAATCCTAGagagcagtccagcagaaaCAGAGCCTTCATTGCACTTAGAGGGCAGAGTTGGAGTTgcacaaaatgtaataatacaCCCCTCTGGCAGGCAAATTGAAGCTTGTAAGCAGACATTCCTGGGATGAAAAGACAACCCTGCGCCTTTAATTGTGACCACTGTGCCAGCAGTGCTGGCCCAGCACTAAATGTCGGCCAAATTACAGAGAATATACAGGAGAACTTCCGGTAAcccatttcaaaataaaacatttaataataaaatggttTTGTGGGTGGGTTTCGATTTATTTGTGACTTCAGTATTCACtcagtcttatttattttttcagttatcCAGTAGTGAGTTTTCATCTTGATACCACAGATGTCTACTGTTTGCCCCAATTTTCCCTTTAAACTTCCTTTTTGCCCCCAGAAAACGATTTTTAGGGCAGAAAGTACATAATCTAATGATGAAATAATCCAAAGTGTCAAATCACTGTTGATAAAGATGAAAAATCAGAAAAATccttttgtatttcttttaatgTCACCAGGAATTATATTTTGACTGAATCACCCCTTTTCCCTGTAAATTACTGGGATCACATTTCAGGCATCGCTACTGATTTTCACTATTGCACTAATATATAGATAAgaagaaattcaaattgacacaagAAGTAGCTATAATGGGAAAAAAGCAGAAGTGTGAGGGTGAAagtgatcaaataaaataaaataaaataggccTACTAGATACAATAAACAATcatctgtgtaaataaatctgcagtataaatgtgcaatatgcagaagttcctgagattatatgtgtgcaatgttccttGGATTTTTACATAGTAAGGACAGCATCAGTCTcttttagtgggagtgggaggtactgggagctgtggtgttgtgtaGTCTGGTGGCTAATGGTGTGAAAGAGCCCCCCTTACATTTCTGGGCTAGACTGTAAGTGTGAAAGGATACAGATGCCACATATCCGGTCTTTTCCTGCCTTTAATCTGGTCGCTTGACACATACTAACCTTACATATGACTCTACATTGGATGTGGGAAATAAGAAATGTGTGCTGCTAGTTAGCTGCCTTATAACACAACCAGCTGTTGCCAGCGAGCGTTTACGGCCGGAGAAGAGGCGCGATCTCCGGGGAACGAGATAACGGAGGTGTCGGTGGATTCATAGCCCCTTAAAGTATTAAGGGGCTAGTTTATTCCACCGAAGGATTGCTGGTAGATCGTTTTTTGGATGTTATCAGACGATCATGCCTTTTTCTAAATAGCCGAGTTGGAGGTCGAGGATGGCCGCGGACGTGGATCAAACAACCCCCGAGGATGGGCACCGGTCCCGGGTGTCCAGAGTGATGTGGACGCTGGTCATGGTCGCTACTGTCCCTCTTCTCGCGTTTGGGATCAAGTATTACCAAGATGCCCAGTTCCTCAAACGACAAGTGAGTTTTAACATCAGTAATGGCATTAACACCCGTCTCATATATTCAGGAGAAATCTTAACTTGGTCCGTttcctaatttaaaaaaaaaaaagtctgcaaaTGCAAATAAAGCACTAATTAACATCTTTAGCTGTGATTGTAAAGAGTTTGCAGTGATCTTCTGGCACATCCTGACAGACATTATTACTGTGACATTATGTATGAATACTCTCCCTAAAGGGTGTGTTCAGACTTAATTGTTTGCCAGACAGCAGTCGCCATAAAACACCACATCTGCAGTTTTTTTCCACCCCTTGGCGCTTTATTAGGGGGCTTTGTCCCAGCTGGTTAAACTCAGCCTCTTGTTTAAACCCACTCTTTTTTGGCTTCAGAGGGTCTGCTACCTCCCTGCCCCCCCTTTCCCTCCATTGTAAGAGAGCTGCTAGGCACGCATCTGTCTGAGAAAGGGTCTGACTGAAACATATGCTAGGAATCTGTGGCCTGATCTTTTATGCACACAGAACTGCTGCTGATGTTGGATGACAGGCCAAACACTAAGgacaaaatgttaataatttCAACATAATGTCTTAATGTCAAATGATTGTTCATCTTCAACAGTGTTTTTCACATCCACTACATCCCACATTTGTTATTAAATCTCCCAAGAAGTCTCAGTGTCCCCGTTTTTATGTGATGCATCATATGACACTGAAAATCACTGAAGCATGTGAAATGACAATAATACATGTGTCTCTCCATTAGGAAGAGAGTGTTCGAACTCTGGGTGCCGAGGggctttttctcttctcctccttagACACCGACCATGACCTCTATCTCAGTCCGGAAGAGTTTAAACAAATTGCAGAGAAACTCACAGGTACATCACATTCAATGCGTCCTTCTCCTCTTGTACGTGCATTTTTCCCTGCTGATTTTGCCAGTTGTTCATTATCTTATCTACTGAATGTGTTTCCTGTGGCTTCCTTGCAGGGATTACACCCCCAGTTGATGTTGAGGAGGAAGTGATCCATGACCCTAATGGAGAAACTTTGACCTTGGAGGCTAAAATGCAGCCTCTGCTGCTcgacacaatgacaaaaagcaAGGATGGCTTTCTTGGGGTAAGACAACACCTAGAGATGAATATATTTAAGTAAGTTATTATTGCAGTGAGCAGAACACTTCATGCACAGCCAGTGTTTTCAATCAGGTGCCAGTTGGTTGCAAGAATATCTTAAGTGGAGATTAAAATAACATGTACAGCAAAATTACATGTGTACCCCAAGGGTGTGATTAATACAAATGGATCACATAACTAtgaatcactgtgtgtgtgagttggtGACACTGTCATTAAATTAATTGCACCTCTCATTTTCTGCCTCTTGCAGGTTTCTCACAGCTCTCTGTCTGGCCTGCGCTCATGGAAGAGCCCAGCTGtgccttcctcttccttctctgcCAGCCAGTTCAGGGTCTTCTTGCCCCCAAAGAACAAGGTGGAAGTGGGAGACACGTGGTGGGTGATTCCCAGCGAGCTCAACATCTTCACTGGGTACTTGCCAAACAATCGTTACCATCCTCCCACACCAAAGGGAAAAGAGGTATCCTAAAAGCTCACTGCTGTTCATTCAGCCTGTGATTACACTGTGACTGTAATAACAGCTGTTTTGTcctgctgcaggttttcatcCACTCCTTGCTGAGCATGTTTCATCCCCGGCCCTTCATCAAATCACGTTTTGCTCCTCAGGGTGCAGTCGCCTGCATTCGTGCCAGCAATGACTTTTATTATGATATTGTCTTCAGGTGAGGTGACATATGACACTATAACAATgccttttcatctttttaaattcagtatACTTTTCATTAGTGCTGAGTAAAGATACACTTTTAGATCAACGTCCTTCCTTGGTTtcaatttaaaatcagcatGTAAAGGTTTGTCCACCCAAGAAAGTGTTTACACATCATTTTTCAAGTACATCATTTTTGTGTGGTATTGTATTTGCAAGCAGTACCTGTTGTACCTTAAACTATTCTAACCTACTAGTTTACAACTCTTCTTCTCACAGTTTCATTATGTTCTTTCAGTTTTAAAGACAGTCCTCACTCAACTGTATTTCCATGTAACAAGAATATAACAAAAAGCAAGAAGTGGAAAATCTGATGTAAGCAAATTTCACTTCACAGGAATTTGGTTTACTTTAGTAAAATAAGGAGATGACCGTCAGGAAGGTTTGGAATAAATCTACAAGTTATAGTTTGCTTTGGAAAATAGTCAGCAGTGATGTTAAGTTCACACAATTTGTAATGAATTGCCTAAAATACAAAATCATTGGTACAGTCCTCAAGCAGTACCTGTTTTTAAACTATTCTAACCTACAGTACATGTTGAAGAAAAAACTCAACTATGTATTCTGTTCATTTCTGCAGGATTCATGCAGAGTTTCAGCTGAATGAAGTTCCGGACTTTCCCTTCTGGTTCACGCCGGGGCAAATGACCGGAAACATAGTCCTCTCTAAAGACGCTTCTCATGTCCGCCACTTCCACCTCTATGTCCCCAGTAACAGGTAAAGCCCCTGAACACACTATCATATGCATACAGTCCACTCTCAGTATAGTGTATGTATGGTTTCCTGCTACTGTATATCCAGTGTGACATGTTGTGCTGTGTCCCAGGTCTCTAAATGTGGACATGGAGTGGCTGTATGGGGCCAGCGAGAGCAGCAACATGGAGGTGGACATCGGATACCTGCCACAGGTGCTGCTGCAGTGATGCCTTTATATTTTATAGAGTAGAAGGGAAATGATTTGGCCTGTAAATGTCacctcattatttattattacattaaatattctATCTTGTGTTCCACATAGTGAAAACTCTTGTAACCACTTCGCAACCAATTTTTCAAAGCTACATTAAACTAATTAATTTGCCGGGGtgcttttatttaaagttgTTCTTGTGTTCACAGTTGGAGCTACAGTCCACAGGCCCGTCCACTCCCTCCATCATCTTAGACGAGGAGGGTAACATCATCGACAGTCGAACCGGCGGGAGCAGCGAACcgatccagtttgtttttgaggACATCCACTGGACCGCAGAGATTAGTCCGCAACAAGCCGCTCACCGCCTGGAGGTCACCTTCTACCCGTTCAAGAAGGTAAACACCCTTAACATAATTGTTTTCCATGAATTGGGCATGAAGCAGtgattgtttaattgttttcatGCCGTGCTTCTTCACAGGTGTCCTACTTGCCCTTTTCTGAGGCCTTTGAGAGAGCTGAAGCAGATAAAAAGTTGGTACATTCCATTCTGCTTTGGGGAGCATTAGACGATCAGTCCTGCTGAGGTGAGCTCATAAACATGTTACTGATTTCACAGTGTCATACACAGTCACTGACGTCTgggaaaatgaatatttaaactgaaaatgtgcaGAATCACTACAATAACAAGCCTTGGACAAAAACTCTAACTTATAGCATTGTATTGAAGCATAACCTTATAGCTTACCTTAATCCTTAAAATAAACCTTTCTGAATGATAAACTCTGGTGTATTTATTATACTTGAACTTCTTTTGTCTTCTTTCCACACCTTTGCAGGTTCGGGGCGAACTCTTCGGGAGACAGTCCTGGAAAGTTCGCCCGTCCTGGCTCTGCTCAACCAGAGCTTCATCAGCAGCTGGTCTCTGGTCAAAGAGCTGGAGAACATGCAGGTGTGCAGCCACGACTGTGCAAAAGCTAACTGAATAAATGCTTGGTCGTCATTCTGCTGTAATTGACGCACAGTTTCCTCTCTTAACCAGGCTGATGATCAGAACCCTGCGTTGAGTGAAAAGGCTCGTTTACACCTGGAGAACTATAACTTCCCTGTGGAGATGCTGTTGGCTCTTCCCAATGGAACTATTGTAAATGGCTTATTCTTTTATCATCCTGCAACTTCAACATATCAAGTAAAAACACTTTACATGTATTAAGGGCTTAAAACTGTTTCCCACTTCATTTCTTCTATCTCTTCCCTATATATAATTTTAGGTCCACCACATCAATGCAAACTTCTTCCTGGACCAGACAGCCATGAaaccagaggaggaaggagccACTTTCAGCTTCTCTGGGGGGTTTGAGGACCCCTCCACTTCAACTTACATCAGTTTCCTGAAAGAGGGGTTGGAAAAAGCCAAGCAGTACTTGGcacagtaaagtgtgtgtgtgtgtttttgcgcATGTGTATGCGATAGGGCCCACAAGACTAAAGTGGAGGAAGTCATCATCATTCCTCTGGGTAATGAACCGAGATAATGAAAACCCTCTAACAATTAGAGGGAAGCTTTCTCATTTGTGTTGGCAGCTGAAAAATCTTTTTtgccttctctcctcttttcttactATTTATTTAGGCGTGGTCAAAAATGTTATACTTAAAAAAATTAACCAGTATTTCTATTGTGCACAGCACATATTAATTACCTACAGGGAAATATTACATCTCAAACCTGTCAATATAGTACATTATAATGACATACAAAAGGCCTCCCATACTGAGCAGCACATTTAGATCTGCTTTCTCTGCTTGTAGCTGCTGATTAAAGTTATTTCTTCCCACAACCTTCCTGTGACAAGTCACAAGTGTGTTTCTAtgttttcctgctgtttttTACTCAGAGACAGGGTTAGTGCAGATGTTGCTTCCAGTTGTGTTTCAGCAGTTTGTGAAGGTTTTGCCTGAAAGCTCTCTACGAGTCGGGTGGAGCCTGATGGTTCTAGCTGAGACTGATGGAGGGAACACCCTTTCTCTGACTCTGGGGACAAAAGCAGCAGGAACAACTAAACTGGACTGCCGGCGGCACATAGTATGATGAACCCAGTTGTATTTTGAGTTTGAAACCAAATGTCGAAATGTTTTGCAGATTTTCTGTTTTGAGGACGATATGACCACACCAAAGAGCATTGTTTTCATTATGTATAGACAGTAGCTGGCTTGCAGCCCTAGAGCAGCTGTTACCAATAAATCTATCAAGTTGCCACTTGGTTCATATTTATGTAACTCAAGAACCAAATGGTCATAATCGTTGCAAAATAGTTTGCTTCTTTAACAGAAAGGCACAGGATACTATGACCTGTTATTACTCTGCTTTAGGCTCAAGTCTCATGTCTTTACACTgacagatattttttttaaaaagatgacaaTCTGAAGGTACCGTTAGCTGTTCTTTTTCTATTACACATTATGTCTCTTTTCACCTTTTCCAAATGTACAGAAAGAAATGATTCCACTTTCCGGCCCTGATCCTGTTCTTAGTGTGAAACAGAAGAAACCAGGGATGAAGAAAACTCTTTAGAATTAATAGTTGTGCAGTTTGAATAAAAATTAACATGAAGTTGGACTTACAAGGTCTTGACCATGTGAAATATCTGTCTGCTTGGAGCCTTTGAGGGGTTAAACACTATTATTCTGTAACACACCAGTGCCATTTTTTCACAAGgtgaaataaaacttttttttttttacaaattgaaTTGTGGTCTTATTTTCTATACAAACATTTTCAACGTTTACATGTTCACATTGTGCTGATTTTTATTAACTAATCTACATTACTGTTCATCCTAGTATATTGGCTTATCAGAGGCTTGTGAGAGCAGGTTACAGatacatttgaatgaaaaaaattgCATTAACTCAAAGTAATTCTTGAGCTTTTCCCTTCATGTTCAGAAACCACAGTGATGTATGAGTCAGCACTTCAAATGAAAAGACATCTGGATGAGTGAGGCGTAAAGATTGACCGTACAGATGTTCTTCAAGTGAGAAGCTTTTCTAAAAATGGAGCTCCAAGTGTTTTTTATATGATTCATTTTAGTATTAATTTATGCAGTCTAAGACACTCACTGATGAAACCCTTTAAAAATGAACAGAGGCTGAGAAGAAAGAGTCTCATTTGTGCAGTACAGGCGCAGTTTGTTTTACAATAGCTCTATTCATAAGAAGATTAATGTGTTCCAGCATTAACCCAACACACTTCTATGACAGCGGGGACATGCATTACCTACGAAGATGTGTACCATCCTGTTCACATGATAaatgatgagatatcatgaCATTGCTATCACTGATTCACATTAAAGAGCAAAGTGCAAAGTCTGACTTGTAACCCGTTCCATTCAAACACCAGGATTCAAAGATTCCAGTTTCCTAACAGTTCAGCTGGACTCAGTTTAGCAGTTTGGTCGCCAAACCCACAGAAATGAGTAAACCATGAAACAGTCCAACATTAGAACCCACTCTGGGACAGTGAGCGCTCCAAGATCAGCTTTGTTTGGTTCATTTAAGTTCATTACAGTCCACAGCACTTAATCACACGGATAAATCCAACAGTTTATGGTagatttttgacatttaagCCGCATGTATTTTGCTCAGAGATAATGCTGTCTTGATAAAGCCGATCGGCAGCAACGAGGCAAGCCAAGGAGAAATTTGGAGGTCACCCAGCAGTCTCCTCAGCTGAATGTCCACACCTCCAGCTCCATGACTCGGAAGTCATCTGTTTCTGAGAGGCAGCAGTTATTGAAGGTGAAGCAGGGGCTGCTGCGGCCCAGATATAAATTCTCATCCAGCCACAGACCAAAATGACCACTGGTGAAGAAAAGGAATCAACTTGGTTTGactgaaacattttttacataACATACAAGTATAAAATATATGCAAAAGAGGAAgtgcaaaggaaaacattaCCTGCCGCCACCAATGGCAAATGAGTCCAAGTCTCCTTTAATGAAAAAGGAGTTCTCTCCAGTCCAGTGGaatgtctgcagagagagatggCACAACATCTTTTTTAGAGCCAACACTATAATTTAACATTCAGAAACTTCATTTTAATGCCATCAATTCAAGAAATGCAAAAAACTGTTTGAACAGGGGTTCATGCACTTTTTGTGTCCTTGAGTGATTAAATTTATGCAATTCATGGaatttatttgactttatctcattttacattttgaccTGCATTTTTGGCAGTTTGCAGATATTTTACTAACTGTGTGAACCAACAGATAAAGCTCTCTGGGGATGCTTGTTATTTGGTTTACCTTGAAACGAGGATGCAGcatgaagagaaatgtttctCCTGTGCCGTAGAATGTCTCGCTGGGCCTCAGTGGGTGAGAGAGGAACGCCCCAAATATCTGATGACGAAAAGTCACAAGCAAAACACAGCATTTCAAAAAGACATCATGACACCTAATATATGGATGTGACATATCGCACAGTGTGATTTTACCTCATCAAGTGCATCCTTGATGACGATAAGCACAGGGGACTCTGTGGCACTGAGTTTTCGGTAGAGGGACTTGAGACTGGCGCCATGACGAGACGTGCTGTAAGTCAGCTGCCAGGTATGGCCAACTGTCCTTGGGGGCAGTTCCTTACAGAGCTGGGAAGAGATAAAAGATGAGTAAAGAACATTAaaatgaaggagaaagaaggaggaaggaagaattttaaaagggagagagacatcCTTTTGATCCACACAGCTGTCAGTCTGCTCTTCTTCTCTGACTCTGGAGCCAGTGGCACCAGCTCTTCTGAATTTCAGACCTGGTCTTGCTACAAAGAAACTAAAATCAAAACAGATTCCACCTCACAGAATAGTTACTGTGTGTGGACCAGctgttaaatatttacaccTACTAACAGACAGGCTGCATTGCTGAA
This is a stretch of genomic DNA from Scomber japonicus isolate fScoJap1 chromosome 16, fScoJap1.pri, whole genome shotgun sequence. It encodes these proteins:
- the selenon gene encoding selenoprotein N encodes the protein MAADVDQTTPEDGHRSRVSRVMWTLVMVATVPLLAFGIKYYQDAQFLKRQEESVRTLGAEGLFLFSSLDTDHDLYLSPEEFKQIAEKLTGITPPVDVEEEVIHDPNGETLTLEAKMQPLLLDTMTKSKDGFLGVSHSSLSGLRSWKSPAVPSSSFSASQFRVFLPPKNKVEVGDTWWVIPSELNIFTGYLPNNRYHPPTPKGKEVFIHSLLSMFHPRPFIKSRFAPQGAVACIRASNDFYYDIVFRIHAEFQLNEVPDFPFWFTPGQMTGNIVLSKDASHVRHFHLYVPSNRSLNVDMEWLYGASESSNMEVDIGYLPQLELQSTGPSTPSIILDEEGNIIDSRTGGSSEPIQFVFEDIHWTAEISPQQAAHRLEVTFYPFKKVSYLPFSEAFERAEADKKLVHSILLWGALDDQSCUGSGRTLRETVLESSPVLALLNQSFISSWSLVKELENMQADDQNPALSEKARLHLENYNFPVEMLLALPNGTIVHHINANFFLDQTAMKPEEEGATFSFSGGFEDPSTSTYISFLKEGLEKAKQYLAQ
- the znf593 gene encoding zinc finger protein 593 codes for the protein MGKSKQIGNHKSDKKKNIAKTWKTKRRTKDLDQIHSDMKPETAAKLLHQEVDFDVTGCAQHYCLHCARYFVDLKALKEHFKTKVHKKRLKQLREEPYTQAEAERAAGMGSYIPPKTVEVKTQSVEENMD